Proteins from one Terriglobus tenax genomic window:
- a CDS encoding TetR/AcrR family transcriptional regulator has translation MIDMKSQRTYSSPLRQQQMDETRHRIVVAALEQIAQHPGEQLSQEQVAARAGIALRTVYRHFPDREDLLDAVWQESDHRLQLTHYPETEEELLHSIGPVFTRMDANATAMRALLNSTAGREMRKRDNERRRSALERALAPATAHLDESGRRTVLGIFLAIFSGRGWEVMRDRAHLRDGEPAQAAEWAVRALLAQLYREQKLSAREDNRRPKPRATARKARAASSGTLTGKGESK, from the coding sequence ATGATTGACATGAAATCGCAGCGCACCTACTCCAGTCCACTTCGTCAGCAGCAAATGGACGAGACCCGACATCGCATCGTCGTGGCGGCGCTGGAACAGATCGCGCAGCACCCCGGCGAGCAGCTCTCGCAGGAACAGGTCGCCGCCCGCGCTGGCATTGCGCTGCGCACCGTCTATCGTCACTTTCCTGACCGCGAAGACCTGCTCGATGCTGTCTGGCAGGAGAGCGATCACCGGCTGCAGCTCACGCATTATCCCGAGACGGAAGAAGAGCTGCTCCATTCCATCGGACCGGTTTTTACGCGGATGGATGCCAACGCGACCGCCATGCGCGCCCTGTTGAACTCCACCGCCGGTCGCGAGATGAGAAAGCGCGACAACGAGCGCCGCCGCTCCGCTCTGGAGCGTGCCCTCGCCCCGGCAACGGCGCATCTGGATGAGTCCGGCCGCCGCACCGTGCTTGGAATCTTCCTCGCCATCTTCAGCGGACGCGGCTGGGAGGTCATGCGCGACCGGGCCCACCTGCGCGATGGCGAACCTGCCCAGGCGGCGGAATGGGCGGTGCGCGCTCTTCTTGCGCAGCTCTACCGGGAGCAGAAACTTTCCGCGCGCGAGGACAATCGCCGACCCAAACCTCGTGCAACGGCACGCAAAGCCAGGGCCGCATCCTCCGGAACACTCACCGGTAAAGGAGAGAGCAAGTGA
- a CDS encoding cupin domain-containing protein, protein MTVKKQFHVFGELVQVLVTSEETQGAFCVVRQYSLPGGGPPPHVHRNEDECFTVIEGEYELFDGTQWKPVSQGEVAFTLRSHPHTFRNRGNTTGCMQCTAMPGGLDLYLEQLSQLSMPPIMEDVARVSDPFGISFLPPAQV, encoded by the coding sequence GTGACAGTCAAAAAGCAGTTTCACGTCTTCGGTGAACTCGTCCAGGTCCTGGTCACCTCGGAAGAGACCCAGGGGGCATTTTGCGTTGTTCGCCAGTACTCCCTGCCAGGCGGTGGCCCTCCGCCGCATGTCCACCGCAACGAAGACGAGTGCTTCACCGTGATCGAAGGGGAATACGAGCTCTTCGACGGCACGCAGTGGAAGCCGGTCAGCCAGGGAGAGGTTGCATTCACCCTTCGCAGCCATCCCCACACCTTCCGCAATCGCGGAAACACCACGGGCTGCATGCAGTGCACGGCCATGCCCGGCGGTCTCGATCTCTATCTTGAGCAGCTCTCTCAACTTTCCATGCCTCCGATCATGGAAGATGTCGCGCGCGTCTCTGACCCGTTCGGCATCTCTTTTCTCCCCCCGGCGCAGGTGTAG
- a CDS encoding cold-shock protein, with translation MEQGTVKWFNDAKGFGFISRENGEDVFVHYSAINSNGFKSLQEGQAVQFNVVKGPKGWQASDVQPL, from the coding sequence ATGGAACAAGGAACAGTGAAGTGGTTTAACGACGCCAAGGGGTTTGGCTTCATTAGCCGTGAGAATGGTGAGGACGTGTTTGTTCACTACTCCGCCATCAATTCCAACGGCTTCAAGAGCCTGCAGGAAGGCCAGGCGGTCCAGTTCAACGTAGTCAAAGGACCGAAGGGCTGGCAGGCGAGCGACGTACAGCCGCTGTAG